A portion of the Acidisarcina polymorpha genome contains these proteins:
- a CDS encoding carboxymuconolactone decarboxylase family protein: MNLDELIDAMPAYAKDLKLNYSTLVRQNSELTPQQLWGTVVASAIATRSAALTEAALTAGEKQLTSQAFEAAKSAAAVMGMNNIYYRFLHLTSNDKYSTLPAKLRMNAIRTHGIEPLDFELWALAVSAINGCGKCVDSHEKVVREKGAGDELVLGVVRVASVIHALGAVLDAERVREAVAA; this comes from the coding sequence ATGAATCTCGATGAATTGATTGATGCAATGCCAGCATATGCGAAAGACTTGAAGCTCAACTACTCAACCCTGGTGCGGCAGAACAGCGAGTTGACGCCACAGCAGCTTTGGGGGACGGTGGTAGCGAGCGCGATTGCCACCCGCAGTGCGGCGCTCACCGAAGCGGCGCTGACGGCGGGAGAAAAGCAGCTGACATCGCAGGCCTTTGAGGCGGCGAAGTCGGCGGCGGCGGTGATGGGAATGAATAACATCTATTACCGCTTCCTTCATCTGACCTCCAATGACAAATATTCAACCTTGCCGGCGAAGCTTCGAATGAATGCCATCCGGACGCATGGCATCGAGCCCCTGGATTTTGAGCTTTGGGCGCTGGCGGTCTCAGCGATCAACGGCTGCGGCAAGTGTGTCGACTCGCATGAAAAAGTAGTGCGGGAGAAGGGCGCCGGCGACGAGCTGGTGCTGGGAGTGGTTCGGGTCGCTTCCGTGATCCACGCCCTCGGAGCAGTGCTCGATGCGGAGCGGGTCAGAGAAGCAGTCGCGGCATAG
- a CDS encoding transcriptional repressor translates to MTLNNNYYLLGLAMNANDTRQFRSVCESAGLAVTHQRQVVYEVLRSTHGHPSPEEVYARVRRKIPSISLATVYKTIHSFIEGGIFHEVSLHHGSLRVETNQTPHHHLVCTHCRSIHDIDESELGLTTQGGKLPGGFLVERYAIDVLGRCPACQQAEGQAT, encoded by the coding sequence TTGACATTAAATAATAATTATTATCTACTTGGTTTAGCGATGAATGCGAATGACACCAGGCAGTTTCGAAGTGTTTGCGAGTCGGCCGGCCTGGCGGTGACTCACCAGAGGCAGGTTGTCTATGAAGTGCTGAGGAGCACCCATGGCCATCCCAGCCCGGAGGAAGTGTATGCGCGCGTCCGGCGCAAGATTCCATCCATCTCTCTGGCAACTGTCTACAAGACGATTCATTCCTTCATTGAAGGCGGGATTTTTCACGAAGTAAGTTTGCATCATGGATCATTGCGAGTGGAAACGAACCAGACGCCGCATCACCATCTGGTTTGCACTCATTGCAGGTCGATTCACGATATTGACGAGTCGGAGCTGGGCTTGACGACCCAAGGCGGAAAACTGCCTGGCGGCTTTTTAGTAGAGCGGTATGCAATCGACGTCCTAGGCCGCTGTCCGGCGTGCCAGCAGGCAGAAGGTCAGGCGACATAG
- a CDS encoding peroxiredoxin, whose product MLTVGEKFPSFAVTAAVSLEKGKEFETITDESYPGKWKVYFFWPKDFTFVCPTEIAAFGKLNPEFEARDAQILGGSTDSEFVHVAWRTHHADLKDLPFPMLSDIKRDLTEQLGILDVSAGVAQRATFIVDPENVIRFVYVTDLSVGRNPQEVLRVLDALQTDELCPCNWQKGEQTITV is encoded by the coding sequence ATGTTAACCGTAGGTGAAAAGTTTCCGTCTTTTGCTGTTACTGCAGCCGTCAGCCTCGAAAAAGGCAAGGAATTCGAGACGATTACCGATGAATCGTATCCTGGCAAGTGGAAGGTCTACTTCTTCTGGCCGAAGGATTTCACCTTTGTTTGTCCCACTGAAATCGCGGCTTTTGGCAAGCTGAATCCGGAGTTTGAAGCGCGCGACGCGCAGATTCTGGGCGGCAGCACCGATTCTGAGTTCGTCCACGTGGCGTGGAGGACGCACCACGCCGATCTCAAAGACTTGCCCTTTCCGATGCTCTCCGACATCAAGCGTGATCTAACCGAGCAGCTTGGCATTCTTGATGTGAGCGCAGGCGTCGCGCAGCGGGCGACGTTTATTGTTGACCCTGAGAACGTCATCCGCTTTGTCTATGTCACCGATCTGTCGGTTGGCCGCAATCCTCAAGAAGTTCTGCGGGTTCTTGATGCGCTCCAGACCGACGAGCTTTGCCCTTGCAACTGGCAGAAGGGCGAGCAGACGATCACCGTCTAA